The following are from one region of the Microbacterium sp. BK668 genome:
- a CDS encoding APC family permease, whose product MSASQTGAASPLAPASGPHAGELSQKGLSAGAVGVIGAVVIGISTIAPAYTLTASLGPTVAVVGTQVPAIILVGFIPMLLTAFGYRELNRAMPDSGTSFTWGVRAFGPWIGWLTGWGLVAATVIVLSNLAGIAVEFLFLLIAQLTGNPAIAELAFNPFINVAVCLLFMLGATLVSYRDMQTTQKFQYVLVGFQVVVLVLFAVVAIVKAVDGEAPDPTAFSWSWFNPFEVPTFSAFAAGLSLSIFIFWGWDVVLTMNEETKNPAKTPGRAAMLTVVIVVALYLLLSIGLIMFAGVGTGALGLANEDISANVFFALSDPVLGPLAFLVSLAVLSSSAASLQSTAVGPARTLLAMGHYGALPRQFARVSPRFFTPGFATIVSAVVASVFYAVMRVLSENVLTDTILSLGMMICFYYGLTAFACVWYFRKQWFDSARSFFFTFLFPLVGGGILAVLFVTTLIDSMDPAYGSGSSIGGVGLVFVLGVTIILVGVVIMIWQAIKRPAFFRGETLSKDAPPSARRARQTV is encoded by the coding sequence ATGAGCGCTTCCCAGACCGGGGCGGCGTCGCCGCTGGCCCCCGCCTCCGGCCCCCACGCCGGCGAACTCTCCCAGAAGGGCCTGAGCGCCGGCGCCGTCGGCGTCATCGGCGCCGTCGTGATCGGCATCTCGACGATCGCCCCGGCATACACCCTCACCGCCTCACTCGGCCCCACCGTCGCGGTCGTCGGCACGCAGGTGCCGGCGATCATCCTCGTGGGCTTCATCCCGATGCTGCTGACCGCCTTCGGCTATCGCGAGCTCAACCGCGCCATGCCGGACTCGGGCACGTCGTTCACGTGGGGCGTCCGCGCCTTCGGCCCGTGGATCGGGTGGCTGACGGGATGGGGTCTGGTCGCCGCGACCGTCATCGTGCTCTCGAACCTCGCGGGGATCGCGGTGGAGTTCCTCTTCCTGCTGATCGCCCAGCTGACGGGCAACCCCGCCATCGCCGAACTGGCGTTCAACCCCTTCATCAATGTGGCCGTGTGCCTGCTGTTCATGCTGGGCGCGACCCTCGTGTCGTACCGCGACATGCAGACGACGCAGAAGTTCCAGTACGTGCTGGTCGGCTTCCAGGTCGTCGTGCTCGTGCTGTTCGCGGTGGTGGCCATCGTCAAGGCGGTCGACGGCGAGGCGCCCGACCCGACCGCGTTCTCGTGGTCGTGGTTCAACCCCTTCGAGGTGCCGACGTTCAGCGCCTTCGCCGCAGGCCTGTCGCTGTCGATCTTCATCTTCTGGGGGTGGGACGTCGTCCTGACGATGAACGAGGAGACGAAGAACCCCGCGAAGACGCCGGGCCGGGCGGCGATGCTCACCGTCGTCATCGTCGTCGCGCTGTACCTCCTCCTGTCGATCGGTCTCATCATGTTCGCTGGAGTCGGTACAGGCGCTCTGGGTCTCGCCAACGAGGACATCTCGGCGAACGTCTTCTTCGCCCTGTCCGACCCCGTGCTCGGGCCACTGGCCTTCCTCGTCTCGCTGGCCGTGCTGTCCAGCTCCGCCGCCTCGCTGCAGTCGACGGCGGTGGGGCCGGCGCGCACCCTCCTCGCCATGGGGCACTACGGCGCGCTGCCGCGGCAGTTCGCCCGTGTGAGCCCGCGATTCTTCACGCCGGGCTTCGCGACCATCGTGTCCGCCGTCGTGGCGTCGGTGTTCTACGCCGTGATGCGCGTGCTGAGCGAGAACGTCCTGACCGACACGATCCTGTCGCTCGGCATGATGATCTGCTTCTACTACGGCCTGACCGCGTTCGCGTGCGTGTGGTACTTCCGCAAGCAGTGGTTCGACTCCGCGCGGAGCTTCTTCTTCACCTTCCTGTTCCCCCTCGTCGGCGGCGGCATCCTGGCGGTGCTGTTCGTGACGACACTCATCGACTCGATGGATCCCGCCTACGGCAGCGGATCGAGCATCGGCGGCGTCGGGCTGGTGTTCGTGCTGGGCGTCACGATCATCCTCGTCGGCGTCGTCATCATGATCTGGCAGGCGATCAAGCGTCCGGCGTTCTTCCGCGGCGAGACGCTGTCGAAGGATGCCCCGCCCAGCGCCCGACGCGCACGTCAGACTGTCTGA
- a CDS encoding NAD-dependent succinate-semialdehyde dehydrogenase: MSDYAVVNPATGETLATYPTISDADLEQAIATADATYRVWRDVPVAERAGRVRRVAELHRERRDELAAIIVREMGKPLVAALGEVDFAADITEYYADNAEKITGDQPIDILGEGSAVIRRSALGVLLGIMPWNFPYYQVARFAAPNIVVGNTILLKHAPQCPESAAAIERIYRDAGLEGAYINVYATNEQAATIIGDPRVQGVSVTGSERAGAAVAEAAGRNLKKVALELGGSDPFILLSTDDLDATVQAAVDARLDNTGQSCNAAKRFIVTEGLYDAFLEKFAAAMTAAKVGDPLADDTVLGPLSSVTAAERLAEQVDRAVSQGATLVTGGKRDGAFYAPTVLTDVTSEMDAYREEFFGPVGVVYKVADEDEAVKVANDTPFGLGSYLFTTDQKQAERVADKIDAGMVYVNVVLADSPELPFGGVKRSGTSRELGLLAADEFVNKKLIRIA, from the coding sequence ATGAGCGACTATGCCGTCGTCAACCCCGCGACGGGGGAGACTCTCGCCACCTACCCGACGATCAGCGACGCCGACCTCGAGCAGGCGATCGCAACGGCGGATGCCACGTACCGCGTGTGGCGCGACGTTCCCGTGGCCGAACGGGCCGGACGGGTGCGCCGCGTGGCCGAGCTGCACCGAGAGCGGCGCGACGAGCTCGCGGCGATCATCGTGCGCGAGATGGGCAAGCCTCTCGTCGCCGCGCTCGGTGAGGTGGACTTCGCCGCCGACATCACGGAGTACTACGCCGACAACGCCGAGAAGATCACCGGCGACCAGCCGATCGACATCCTCGGCGAGGGCTCGGCCGTCATCCGCCGGTCCGCGCTGGGCGTGCTCCTGGGGATCATGCCGTGGAACTTCCCGTACTACCAGGTCGCCCGCTTCGCAGCCCCCAACATCGTGGTCGGGAACACGATCCTGCTCAAGCACGCGCCCCAGTGCCCGGAGTCCGCGGCCGCGATCGAGAGGATCTACCGCGACGCGGGCCTGGAGGGCGCGTACATCAACGTCTATGCGACGAACGAGCAGGCCGCGACCATCATCGGCGACCCGCGCGTCCAGGGCGTCTCGGTCACGGGCTCGGAGCGCGCGGGCGCCGCGGTGGCGGAGGCCGCGGGCCGCAACCTCAAGAAGGTCGCCCTCGAGCTCGGCGGGTCGGACCCGTTCATCCTGCTGTCGACCGACGACCTCGACGCGACCGTGCAGGCCGCCGTCGACGCGCGCCTGGACAACACCGGACAGTCCTGCAACGCCGCGAAGCGCTTCATCGTGACGGAGGGTCTCTACGACGCCTTCCTCGAGAAGTTCGCAGCCGCCATGACCGCCGCGAAGGTCGGTGACCCGCTCGCCGACGACACGGTCCTCGGCCCGCTCTCGTCGGTCACAGCCGCCGAGCGCCTCGCCGAGCAGGTCGACCGAGCCGTCTCGCAGGGGGCCACCCTGGTGACGGGCGGGAAGCGGGACGGTGCGTTCTACGCGCCCACCGTTCTGACGGATGTGACGAGCGAGATGGATGCCTACCGCGAGGAGTTCTTCGGACCCGTCGGCGTCGTCTACAAGGTCGCCGACGAGGACGAGGCCGTCAAGGTGGCCAACGACACCCCGTTCGGACTCGGCTCCTACCTGTTCACGACCGACCAGAAGCAGGCCGAGCGGGTCGCCGACAAGATCGACGCGGGAATGGTCTACGTCAATGTCGTGCTGGCGGACTCGCCCGAGCTTCCGTTCGGCGGCGTGAAGCGCTCCGGCACCTCGCGTGAGCTGGGCCTTCTGGCAGCCGACGAGTTCGTCAACAAGAAGCTCATCCGCATCGCCTGA
- the secE gene encoding preprotein translocase subunit SecE, translating to MVQDEPKGEVVAKSEATAPREKKLGFFARIALFIRQVFGELRKVVTPTRQELVKFTAVVLAFVVVMMGIVYGLDLLFVWLTTVVFGVPAGA from the coding sequence ATGGTCCAAGACGAGCCGAAGGGCGAGGTCGTCGCCAAGTCCGAGGCGACAGCACCGCGCGAGAAGAAGCTGGGCTTCTTCGCGCGCATCGCGCTCTTCATCCGTCAGGTGTTCGGCGAGCTCCGCAAGGTCGTCACCCCGACCCGCCAGGAGCTTGTCAAGTTCACGGCGGTCGTGCTGGCGTTCGTCGTCGTCATGATGGGGATCGTCTACGGTCTCGACCTGCTGTTCGTCTGGCTCACGACCGTCGTCTTCGGCGTGCCGGCTGGGGCTTGA
- the nusG gene encoding transcription termination/antitermination protein NusG, translated as MSERYVDDADWATAAEQSSEDDEAQEGNVLADQQRSVEAAEHAALHVVGDSDDEDEDLADLDDIDIDDPEADAIVNDALNLDEAAESQAAAEVLNDAIAEEAADLEAAAADDVTPYDGPDVNGEPDEPVLSEEFREDLAAAEAEVDDTEASVSPADAAEGFVDLDAADDEDSTGAYATGSADIQGEDAPSDEDAPSDEDEDPYEAFRTELRSLPGKWYVIHSYAGFERKVKANIEQRKSTLEVEEDIYQIEVPMEDVVEIKNGQRKMVTRVRIPGYVLVRMELNEDTWSVVRHTPGVTGFVGNAHNPTPLRFEEAFNMLKSLVEIKETAPAKAGAAKKGAAAAARVIPAEVDFEVGETITIKEGSFAGLPGTISEIKPESGKLTVLVSLFERETPVELSFDQVTKL; from the coding sequence GTGTCTGAAAGATATGTCGACGACGCCGACTGGGCGACCGCCGCGGAGCAGTCGTCGGAGGACGACGAAGCCCAGGAGGGCAACGTGCTGGCCGACCAGCAGCGCTCCGTCGAGGCGGCGGAGCATGCGGCGCTGCACGTCGTGGGCGACTCCGACGACGAGGACGAAGACCTCGCCGACCTGGACGACATCGACATCGACGACCCGGAGGCCGACGCGATCGTGAACGACGCACTGAATCTTGACGAGGCGGCGGAGTCGCAGGCGGCCGCCGAGGTCCTCAACGACGCCATCGCCGAGGAGGCGGCCGACCTGGAGGCCGCCGCCGCGGACGACGTGACCCCCTACGACGGCCCCGACGTCAACGGCGAGCCCGACGAGCCGGTGCTGAGCGAGGAGTTCCGCGAGGACCTCGCCGCGGCCGAGGCGGAGGTCGACGACACCGAGGCGTCCGTCTCGCCCGCCGACGCGGCGGAGGGCTTCGTCGACCTCGACGCGGCCGACGACGAGGACTCCACCGGCGCGTACGCCACCGGGAGCGCCGACATCCAGGGCGAGGACGCGCCGTCCGACGAGGACGCGCCGTCCGACGAGGACGAGGACCCGTACGAGGCATTCCGCACGGAGCTGCGCAGCCTTCCGGGCAAGTGGTACGTCATCCACTCCTACGCCGGCTTCGAGCGCAAGGTGAAGGCCAACATCGAGCAGCGCAAGTCGACGCTCGAGGTCGAGGAGGACATCTACCAGATCGAGGTCCCGATGGAGGACGTCGTCGAGATCAAGAACGGGCAGCGCAAGATGGTCACGCGCGTGCGGATCCCCGGCTACGTGCTCGTGCGCATGGAGCTGAACGAGGACACCTGGTCGGTCGTGCGTCACACGCCGGGCGTCACGGGCTTCGTGGGCAATGCGCACAACCCGACTCCGCTTCGCTTCGAAGAGGCCTTCAACATGCTGAAGAGCCTCGTCGAGATCAAGGAGACCGCCCCCGCGAAGGCCGGCGCCGCCAAGAAGGGTGCCGCCGCCGCCGCGCGGGTCATCCCCGCGGAGGTCGACTTCGAGGTCGGCGAGACCATCACGATCAAGGAGGGCTCGTTCGCGGGTCTCCCGGGCACGATCAGCGAGATCAAGCCCGAGAGCGGCAAGCTCACCGTCCTCGTCTCGCTCTTCGAGCGTGAGACCCCGGTTGAGCTGTCGTTCGACCAGGTCACCAAGCTCTAA
- a CDS encoding DUF559 domain-containing protein, with amino-acid sequence MESVTETVRRAGGVVRVAVLRAQGYSRRAIEGAVSSGRLTRPRNGWVADPAADAHLVAAARAGVVLTCHTQARRLGLWVLRADAVHVAAPPQHHVGELRAGTHVHWARPVVPRHPDALVDPIENVLALVASCLPHEEALAVWESALRHELVLRESLERLPLPTAARSLLAECSPYSDSGLETFVPGRLRFLRLPIRQQVWLAGHAVDFLIGDRLVLQVDGGHHVGAQRRSDIAHDARLTLLGYHVIRVDLAQVVSAWPEVHDLIVRAIAQGLHRAA; translated from the coding sequence GTGGAGTCTGTGACCGAGACGGTTCGCCGGGCGGGGGGAGTGGTGCGCGTCGCGGTGCTCCGCGCCCAGGGGTATTCGCGCCGCGCTATCGAGGGCGCCGTTTCGTCCGGGCGGCTCACCCGCCCGCGGAACGGCTGGGTCGCTGATCCCGCCGCGGACGCCCATCTGGTGGCAGCCGCGCGTGCCGGCGTCGTGCTGACCTGCCACACTCAGGCGCGTCGGCTCGGGCTGTGGGTGCTGCGTGCCGACGCGGTGCATGTCGCCGCGCCGCCGCAACATCACGTCGGGGAACTGAGGGCCGGCACCCACGTGCACTGGGCGCGGCCGGTCGTGCCGCGGCATCCCGACGCCCTTGTGGATCCGATCGAGAACGTGCTGGCCCTCGTGGCGTCGTGCCTCCCGCACGAAGAGGCACTCGCCGTGTGGGAGTCGGCGCTGCGTCACGAGCTCGTGCTCCGCGAATCGCTCGAGCGTTTGCCGCTGCCCACAGCCGCGCGCTCCCTGCTCGCGGAGTGTTCGCCGTACTCCGACTCGGGGCTCGAGACGTTCGTGCCCGGGCGGCTGCGCTTCCTGCGTCTGCCGATCCGGCAGCAGGTGTGGCTGGCGGGCCACGCCGTCGACTTCCTCATCGGCGACCGCCTCGTGCTCCAGGTCGACGGCGGTCACCACGTGGGCGCGCAGCGGCGCAGCGACATCGCGCACGATGCGCGGCTGACGCTGCTCGGGTACCACGTCATCCGCGTCGACCTCGCCCAGGTCGTCTCGGCGTGGCCCGAGGTGCACGACCTGATCGTGCGGGCCATCGCGCAGGGGCTTCATCGGGCAGCGTGA
- the rplK gene encoding 50S ribosomal protein L11 yields the protein MAPKKKVTGLIKLQINAGAANPAPPIGPALGQHGVNIMEFCKAYNAATESQRGNVIPVEITVYEDRSFTFILKTPPAAELIKKAAGLQKGSKTPHTVKVGKLTKEQVRQIAETKQPDLNANDLEAASKIIAGTARSMGITVED from the coding sequence ATGGCACCGAAGAAGAAGGTGACCGGCCTGATCAAGCTTCAGATCAACGCCGGTGCAGCCAACCCGGCGCCGCCGATCGGCCCCGCGCTCGGTCAGCATGGCGTCAACATCATGGAGTTCTGCAAGGCGTACAACGCCGCGACGGAGTCGCAGCGCGGCAACGTCATCCCCGTGGAGATCACCGTCTACGAGGACCGCAGCTTCACGTTCATCCTGAAGACCCCGCCCGCGGCGGAGCTCATCAAGAAGGCCGCGGGCCTCCAGAAGGGCTCGAAGACGCCGCACACGGTCAAGGTCGGCAAGCTCACCAAGGAGCAGGTCCGCCAGATCGCCGAGACGAAGCAGCCCGACCTGAACGCGAACGATCTCGAGGCCGCCTCGAAGATCATCGCCGGCACCGCCCGTTCCATGGGCATCACGGTCGAGGACTGA
- the rplA gene encoding 50S ribosomal protein L1, giving the protein MATKSKVYEAAATKIDRDKFYTPTEAVALAKETGSKKFDSTVEVALKLSVDPRKADQMVRGTVILPHGTGKTARVIVFATGPAAEAAIAAGADEVGGAELIEKVAGGYTSFDAAVSTPELMGQVGRLGKVLGPRGLMPNPKTGTVTPNPAKAVEEIKGGKIEFRVDKHANVHFVVGKASFSQEQLDENLKAAIDEIVRLKPSSSKGRYIQKGAVSTTFGPGIPLDVNAF; this is encoded by the coding sequence ATGGCTACGAAGTCCAAGGTCTACGAGGCCGCGGCGACGAAGATCGACCGCGACAAGTTCTACACCCCCACCGAGGCAGTCGCCCTCGCGAAGGAGACCGGCTCGAAGAAGTTCGACTCGACCGTCGAGGTCGCGCTGAAGCTCTCGGTCGACCCGCGCAAGGCGGACCAGATGGTGCGCGGCACCGTCATCCTCCCGCACGGCACCGGCAAGACGGCGCGCGTCATCGTCTTCGCGACGGGTCCGGCCGCTGAGGCCGCGATCGCCGCGGGCGCTGACGAGGTCGGCGGCGCCGAGCTCATCGAGAAGGTCGCCGGCGGCTACACGTCGTTCGACGCTGCCGTCTCGACCCCCGAGCTGATGGGCCAGGTCGGACGTCTGGGCAAGGTCCTGGGTCCGCGCGGCCTCATGCCGAACCCCAAGACCGGCACCGTGACCCCCAACCCGGCCAAGGCCGTGGAGGAGATCAAGGGCGGCAAGATCGAGTTCCGCGTCGACAAGCACGCCAACGTGCACTTCGTCGTGGGCAAGGCATCGTTCTCCCAGGAGCAGCTGGACGAGAACCTCAAGGCCGCGATCGACGAGATCGTGCGCCTCAAGCCCTCGAGCTCGAAGGGCCGCTACATCCAGAAGGGCGCCGTCTCGACCACGTTCGGTCCGGGCATCCCGCTGGATGTCAACGCGTTCTGA
- a CDS encoding amino acid ABC transporter substrate-binding protein has product MSRRAIVLTALAAASVALLTACSSGGPAPAASSGASADDELGLVTPGTLTVATEGTYRPFSYHDEGSGDLTGYDVEIVEAVAEKLGLDIQFQETQWDAIFAGLDAGRFDVIANQVSINPEREAKYLFSQPYTVSPGVIVVKEGDDSIKSFDDLAGKTTAQSLTSNWYELAQDSGAQVEAVEGWAQAVALLQQGRVDATINDNLTFLDYEKTNGPTGLKIAVETDDPAENAFAFTKDKQDLVDAVDEALDELRADGTLAQISEKYFGADVTQ; this is encoded by the coding sequence ATGTCCCGCCGCGCCATCGTCCTCACCGCGCTCGCCGCAGCATCCGTCGCCCTGCTCACCGCCTGCAGCAGCGGCGGTCCCGCACCCGCCGCCTCCAGCGGCGCCTCCGCCGACGACGAGCTCGGGCTCGTGACACCCGGCACGCTGACCGTCGCGACGGAGGGCACCTACCGCCCCTTCAGCTACCACGACGAGGGCTCGGGCGACCTCACGGGCTACGACGTCGAGATCGTCGAGGCCGTCGCCGAGAAGCTCGGCCTCGACATCCAGTTCCAGGAGACCCAGTGGGACGCGATCTTCGCGGGTCTGGACGCCGGCCGCTTCGACGTCATCGCGAACCAGGTTTCGATCAACCCCGAGCGTGAGGCGAAGTACCTCTTCAGCCAGCCGTACACCGTCTCGCCTGGCGTCATCGTCGTGAAGGAGGGCGACGACTCGATCAAGAGCTTCGACGACCTCGCCGGCAAGACCACCGCGCAGTCCCTCACGAGCAACTGGTACGAGCTCGCGCAGGACAGCGGCGCGCAGGTCGAGGCCGTCGAGGGCTGGGCGCAGGCCGTCGCCCTGCTGCAGCAGGGTCGCGTGGATGCCACCATCAACGACAACCTGACGTTCCTGGACTACGAGAAGACGAACGGGCCGACGGGCCTGAAGATCGCCGTCGAGACCGACGACCCCGCCGAGAACGCCTTCGCCTTCACGAAGGACAAGCAGGACCTCGTCGACGCCGTCGACGAGGCGCTCGACGAACTGCGCGCGGACGGCACGCTCGCGCAGATCAGCGAGAAGTACTTCGGTGCCGACGTCACGCAGTGA
- a CDS encoding amino acid ABC transporter permease: MIAEAATGPAATPWDLFLSSFWPITLAGLTGTIPLAVISFVVGLLIALGIALMRISRNRVLSSIARFYVSVIRGTPLLVQLFVIFYGLPSIGVVLDPWPSAIIAFSLNVGGYAAEIIRAAVLSVPQGQWEAAYTIGMPRRTALARIILPQAARVSVPPLSNTFISLVKDTSLASLILVTELFRRAQEIAAFSLEFMVIYLEAALIYWLFCLALSAGQGALERRLDRYVVH; encoded by the coding sequence GTGATCGCTGAAGCCGCGACAGGTCCGGCGGCGACGCCGTGGGACCTGTTCCTCAGCTCCTTCTGGCCGATCACGCTCGCGGGGCTGACCGGGACGATCCCGCTCGCGGTCATCTCCTTCGTCGTCGGCCTTCTCATCGCGCTCGGCATCGCGCTCATGCGCATCTCGCGCAATCGCGTGCTGTCGAGCATCGCCCGGTTCTACGTGTCGGTGATCCGCGGCACGCCACTGCTCGTGCAGCTGTTCGTGATCTTCTACGGCCTGCCCTCGATCGGCGTCGTGCTCGACCCCTGGCCCAGCGCCATCATCGCGTTCTCGCTCAACGTCGGCGGCTACGCGGCCGAGATCATCCGCGCCGCCGTCCTGTCGGTCCCGCAGGGGCAATGGGAGGCCGCGTACACGATCGGGATGCCTCGGCGCACCGCGCTGGCCCGCATCATCCTGCCGCAGGCCGCCCGGGTCTCGGTGCCGCCCCTGTCGAACACCTTCATCTCTCTCGTGAAGGACACGTCGCTCGCGTCGCTCATCCTCGTGACCGAGCTCTTCCGCCGTGCGCAGGAGATCGCCGCGTTCAGCCTCGAGTTCATGGTCATCTACCTCGAGGCCGCGCTCATCTACTGGCTCTTCTGCCTGGCCCTGTCGGCGGGGCAGGGCGCCCTCGAGAGGAGACTGGACCGCTATGTCGTCCACTGA
- a CDS encoding amino acid ABC transporter ATP-binding protein, which produces MSSTDDALAPSIPTDDSPLLHVRGVRKSFGAHEVLRGVDFELRRGEVVVLIGPSGSGKTTVLRSLNGLETPDAGTIAVDGGPTIDFAAGVRPADRFALRDRSAMVFQHHNLFPHLTVLQNVIEGPVRVQKVRKAEAAARAEALLERVGLAEKRDVYPFQLSGGQQQRVGIVRALALRPDLLLFDEPTSALDPELVGEVLKVVKELADEGWSMVVVTHELGFAREVADEVLFLDGGVVVERGHPSRLFTAPKEERTRRFLDRILRPLE; this is translated from the coding sequence ATGTCGTCCACTGACGATGCGCTCGCGCCGTCCATCCCGACGGACGACTCGCCCCTGCTGCACGTGCGGGGCGTCCGCAAGAGCTTCGGCGCGCATGAGGTGCTCCGCGGCGTCGACTTCGAGCTGCGCCGCGGCGAGGTCGTGGTGCTCATCGGCCCCAGCGGATCAGGCAAGACGACGGTGCTCCGCTCGCTCAACGGGCTGGAGACGCCGGATGCCGGGACCATCGCCGTGGACGGCGGTCCGACGATCGATTTCGCCGCGGGCGTCCGCCCGGCCGATCGCTTCGCGCTGCGCGACCGCTCGGCGATGGTCTTCCAGCACCACAACCTCTTCCCGCACCTGACCGTGCTGCAGAACGTCATCGAGGGCCCCGTGCGCGTGCAGAAGGTGCGGAAGGCGGAGGCGGCGGCTCGCGCCGAGGCGCTGCTGGAACGCGTCGGGCTCGCCGAGAAGCGCGACGTGTATCCGTTCCAGCTGTCCGGCGGGCAGCAGCAGCGCGTCGGGATCGTGCGTGCGCTCGCCCTGCGCCCTGACCTGCTCCTCTTCGACGAGCCCACGAGCGCGCTCGATCCGGAGCTCGTCGGCGAAGTGCTCAAGGTCGTCAAGGAGCTCGCCGACGAGGGCTGGAGCATGGTCGTCGTCACGCACGAGCTCGGCTTCGCGCGCGAGGTCGCCGACGAGGTGCTCTTCCTCGACGGCGGGGTCGTGGTGGAGCGGGGGCATCCGTCCCGGCTCTTCACGGCCCCCAAGGAGGAGCGCACGCGCCGATTCCTCGATCGGATCCTCCGGCCGCTGGAGTGA
- a CDS encoding DUF561 domain-containing protein, with protein sequence MVRALQDLFGIDEPIVLGPFGGLSSVDLTAAVSELGGLGSYGLYGYSPERIGETIAALRAATDRPFAVNLWLPTGDEATPRDVDLAPALAAAAPLFAAAGVDAPSPPASFLPGIRDQLAAVLESAPAVLSVVFGVPQAWLVEAARARSIRLVGTATSVAEARALDEAGVDAIVATGAEAAGHRVSFLRRAEESLVGTFALVPQVVDAVGVPVIAAGGIADRRGVAAAFALGASGVQVGTAFLRTRESAATDAHRAAIVAAADTDTVLTRAMSGRLARGIPNSAMRTIEAAGVVAPFPAQNWLTGVFRAAAARSGDGELLSLWAGQAAGLATRETAAEVFAELRAGLPA encoded by the coding sequence ATGGTGCGCGCTCTGCAGGACCTCTTCGGGATCGACGAGCCGATCGTGCTCGGGCCTTTCGGGGGGCTGTCGTCGGTCGACCTCACAGCGGCGGTGAGCGAGCTCGGCGGCCTGGGCTCCTACGGACTGTACGGATACAGCCCCGAGCGCATCGGGGAGACGATCGCCGCGCTGCGCGCGGCGACGGACCGTCCGTTCGCCGTCAACCTCTGGCTTCCGACGGGTGACGAGGCGACCCCGCGCGACGTCGATCTCGCGCCCGCGCTCGCAGCCGCCGCACCCCTCTTCGCCGCGGCCGGCGTGGATGCGCCCTCGCCTCCGGCATCGTTCCTCCCCGGCATCCGGGACCAGCTGGCGGCCGTGCTGGAGTCCGCGCCCGCGGTGCTCTCGGTCGTGTTCGGCGTGCCGCAGGCGTGGCTCGTCGAGGCCGCGCGGGCGCGGAGCATCCGACTCGTGGGAACAGCGACGAGCGTCGCCGAGGCGCGTGCCCTCGACGAGGCGGGTGTCGACGCCATCGTCGCGACGGGAGCCGAGGCGGCAGGACACCGCGTGTCTTTCCTCCGCCGCGCGGAGGAGTCGCTGGTGGGGACCTTCGCCCTCGTTCCCCAGGTCGTCGACGCCGTCGGCGTGCCGGTGATCGCGGCGGGCGGGATCGCCGACCGGCGGGGCGTCGCGGCCGCCTTCGCGCTCGGCGCCTCGGGGGTGCAGGTCGGCACGGCCTTCCTTCGGACGCGCGAGTCGGCCGCGACCGATGCGCACCGCGCGGCCATCGTCGCGGCCGCCGACACCGACACGGTGCTGACGCGGGCCATGAGCGGACGGCTGGCTCGAGGCATCCCGAACAGTGCGATGCGGACGATCGAGGCCGCGGGCGTCGTCGCGCCTTTCCCGGCGCAGAACTGGCTGACCGGCGTCTTCCGGGCGGCGGCAGCGCGATCGGGCGACGGCGAGCTCCTCTCGCTCTGGGCGGGACAGGCGGCAGGCCTGGCGACGCGTGAGACGGCGGCGGAGGTGTTCGCAGAACTCCGTGCCGGCCTTCCGGCCTGA
- a CDS encoding acylphosphatase, with translation MRRVHVLVSGDVQGVGYRYTMKIVAADAGVVGWVRNRRDGRVEAEFEGDDAPVDEVLAWMAGGPPGARVTAAQVTDASPRGSSAESGFEVRPTA, from the coding sequence ATGAGACGCGTCCACGTCCTGGTCTCGGGCGACGTGCAGGGAGTCGGCTACCGCTACACGATGAAGATCGTCGCGGCGGACGCCGGAGTCGTCGGCTGGGTGCGCAATCGCCGCGACGGCCGCGTCGAGGCCGAGTTCGAGGGTGACGACGCCCCCGTCGACGAGGTGCTCGCGTGGATGGCGGGAGGCCCGCCCGGTGCGCGGGTCACGGCGGCACAGGTGACGGATGCCTCGCCCCGGGGCTCGTCGGCGGAGTCGGGCTTCGAGGTGCGGCCGACCGCCTGA
- a CDS encoding DUF1801 domain-containing protein — MGTVDDYLAGLDPADRAVVERVYAVARDEVPDAEQGTGYGMPALVYRGKPLLSVKRTQKHIGLYPFSPDAVSAVADAVRALPETGLDKGTVRFQPSHPLPDDVVRALVLARRQQIDG; from the coding sequence ATGGGAACCGTCGACGACTACCTCGCCGGGCTGGACCCCGCCGACCGAGCGGTCGTCGAGCGCGTCTACGCGGTCGCGCGCGACGAAGTGCCCGATGCCGAACAGGGAACCGGCTACGGCATGCCGGCCCTCGTCTACCGAGGCAAGCCCCTGCTGTCGGTCAAGCGGACGCAGAAGCACATCGGGCTCTACCCGTTCAGTCCTGATGCCGTGTCGGCGGTGGCCGATGCCGTGCGGGCGCTGCCGGAGACGGGGCTCGACAAGGGAACCGTGCGGTTCCAGCCGAGCCATCCGCTCCCCGACGACGTCGTGCGGGCGCTCGTGCTGGCGCGCAGGCAGCAGATCGACGGCTGA